A region of Rhodopirellula islandica DNA encodes the following proteins:
- a CDS encoding ArsR/SmtB family transcription factor, with product MTTPSSEPNESQCAVYLKALGDPLRLQIVRALQTGPLSVSDLSILVEQEIGTVSHHLRVLFHADLVQTQREGKFIYYSLKDGLLAGRGKAKQSALNLGCCQLDMGPMNPS from the coding sequence ATGACCACCCCATCCTCCGAACCGAATGAATCGCAGTGTGCGGTCTATCTGAAGGCACTCGGCGACCCTTTGCGACTGCAAATCGTGCGAGCACTGCAGACCGGCCCGCTGAGCGTTTCCGACCTGTCGATCTTGGTTGAACAAGAAATTGGTACCGTCTCGCACCATTTACGAGTCCTCTTTCACGCCGATTTGGTGCAGACGCAGCGGGAAGGCAAGTTCATCTATTACTCACTGAAGGACGGTCTGCTCGCCGGTCGAGGAAAGGCAAAGCAATCCGCGCTGAACCTCGGATGCTGCCAACTCGACATGGGTCCAATGAACCCCTCGTGA
- the lhgO gene encoding L-2-hydroxyglutarate oxidase has product MKQTSNQNCDLAVIGGGIVGLATAMTWLETHPGKGVTVLETESQVGRHQSGHNSGVIHSGIYYRPGSEKALLCREGKTKLEAFCEKQGIRWEKCGKVVVATNPTELDSLETIIQRATLNGVDFRRISTTELRHLEPAVAGVDAIAVPETGIVDYRTVCNAYQHCIEELGGDVRLGSQVRRIAAEEGGVRLISVERENPNQELVVHARSAIVCAGLHSDTLLSEADPASQSTGDPAAAATDEVRIIPFRGEYYELRPERRGLCRNLIYPVPDPAFPFLGVHFTRMVDGSVECGPNAVLALAREGYRWRDIDVRYLQRTLGYSGFRQLIQKHWRKGLGEMNRSLRKSAFVTALQKLIPELRASDLVPARAGVRAQAVRANGELVDDFLFRSTPNVTHVLNAPSPAATASLAIARRVIEQHQDQNPNA; this is encoded by the coding sequence ATGAAACAAACATCCAATCAGAACTGTGACTTAGCCGTCATTGGAGGCGGAATCGTTGGGCTTGCCACTGCGATGACCTGGTTGGAGACCCATCCGGGGAAGGGGGTCACGGTGCTGGAAACCGAGTCTCAGGTCGGTCGCCACCAGAGCGGACACAATTCCGGCGTGATCCATTCAGGCATCTACTATCGGCCCGGGAGTGAGAAAGCGTTGTTGTGTCGGGAAGGCAAAACCAAACTCGAAGCGTTTTGCGAAAAGCAAGGGATTCGTTGGGAAAAATGCGGGAAAGTCGTTGTGGCAACGAATCCCACCGAGTTGGACTCGTTGGAAACAATCATTCAACGAGCGACGCTCAACGGAGTGGATTTTCGACGGATCTCAACGACCGAACTGCGGCATCTCGAACCTGCCGTGGCGGGAGTCGACGCGATTGCCGTGCCCGAGACCGGCATCGTGGACTACCGAACGGTATGCAACGCTTATCAACATTGCATCGAAGAATTGGGAGGTGACGTTCGGTTGGGTTCTCAGGTGCGACGGATCGCGGCGGAGGAAGGCGGGGTTCGCCTGATCAGTGTGGAAAGAGAAAACCCAAACCAAGAGCTCGTCGTCCACGCTCGTTCCGCGATCGTCTGCGCTGGCCTTCACAGCGACACGCTCCTTTCAGAAGCAGACCCTGCGTCGCAATCGACTGGAGACCCTGCTGCCGCTGCAACCGACGAGGTTCGAATCATCCCCTTTCGTGGTGAATACTACGAATTGCGGCCCGAACGAAGAGGGTTGTGCCGGAACCTGATTTACCCGGTTCCAGATCCCGCGTTTCCCTTCTTGGGCGTGCATTTCACACGGATGGTGGATGGAAGTGTCGAGTGCGGTCCCAATGCCGTCTTGGCTCTGGCTCGCGAAGGCTACCGTTGGCGTGACATCGATGTTCGATACCTGCAACGGACATTGGGATACAGCGGCTTTCGCCAGTTGATTCAGAAGCATTGGCGGAAGGGACTCGGCGAAATGAATCGCTCGCTCCGAAAATCCGCTTTCGTGACCGCGCTCCAAAAACTCATTCCTGAACTGCGAGCCTCGGACTTGGTGCCAGCCCGCGCCGGTGTGCGGGCCCAAGCCGTGCGAGCGAACGGTGAGTTGGTCGATGACTTTTTGTTTCGATCGACGCCCAACGTCACTCATGTCTTGAACGCTCCCAGTCCTGCAGCGACCGCTTCCTTGGCCATCGCACGCCGAGTGATCGAACAGCATCAAGACCAGAACCCCAACGCATGA
- a CDS encoding DUF1501 domain-containing protein gives MNQSLIHELGLRQSQMMTRRSLFGGSAAGLGAMALGNLLASEANPQAASSGGQIQSNLTSGLPHFAPKAKRVIYLFQSGGPSHIDLFDHKEELEQLHGTDLPDSIRGGQRLTGMTSRQSRFPVVKPLWGGKRCGERGTWVGNLLPHLQDITDDISIVRSIWTEAINHDPAVTYINTGSQQMGHASMGAWLSYGLGSENEDFPAYMVLLSQGSGKNPGQPLFSRLWGSGYLPSSHQGVMLRPGANPVLYLKNPDGVSRDSRRELLNTLGRINQLHSETTGDPETLARMEAYEMAYRMQTSVPELTDVSDEPESTFELYGEDARRPGSYAANCLLARRMAERGVRFIQLFHRGWDQHISIRNQLPRQCKDVDQASAALVQDLKRLGMLDDTLVIWGGEFGRTVYSQGQLENPSSGRDHHGRCFTTWMAGGGVKAGFDYGTTDEFSYNIVENPVHIRDLNATVLNLLGIDHERFTFKFRGLSQRLTGVEEAHVIRDLIA, from the coding sequence ATGAACCAATCTTTGATTCACGAACTCGGATTGCGACAATCGCAAATGATGACTCGCCGGTCGCTGTTCGGCGGCTCCGCGGCGGGTCTCGGTGCGATGGCACTCGGAAATCTGTTGGCGTCCGAAGCCAATCCTCAGGCGGCCTCTTCTGGCGGCCAGATTCAATCGAATCTCACCTCCGGGTTGCCTCACTTTGCGCCCAAAGCCAAACGGGTCATCTACCTGTTCCAGTCTGGCGGCCCAAGCCACATTGATTTGTTCGATCACAAAGAGGAACTGGAACAACTGCACGGCACTGATTTGCCGGATTCCATTCGAGGTGGCCAACGACTGACCGGAATGACATCCCGACAGAGCCGTTTCCCAGTCGTCAAACCTTTGTGGGGTGGCAAACGATGCGGCGAGCGTGGGACGTGGGTGGGCAATTTGCTGCCTCATCTGCAAGACATCACCGATGACATCTCGATTGTTCGTTCCATATGGACCGAAGCGATCAACCATGACCCCGCCGTGACCTACATCAACACGGGTTCACAGCAAATGGGGCACGCGTCGATGGGAGCGTGGCTGAGTTATGGGCTGGGATCGGAAAACGAAGACTTCCCTGCGTACATGGTGTTGCTCAGCCAGGGCAGCGGAAAGAACCCCGGCCAACCCCTGTTTTCGAGATTGTGGGGCAGTGGGTACCTGCCCTCCAGCCATCAAGGTGTGATGCTTCGACCGGGTGCGAACCCGGTGCTGTATCTCAAGAACCCCGACGGCGTCTCGCGAGACTCACGTCGGGAACTCTTGAACACGCTCGGACGAATCAACCAACTGCACTCCGAAACCACGGGAGATCCCGAAACGCTGGCACGCATGGAGGCCTATGAAATGGCCTACCGCATGCAGACGTCGGTGCCCGAGCTGACCGACGTTTCGGACGAACCTGAATCCACGTTCGAACTGTATGGGGAAGACGCCAGACGTCCAGGTTCTTACGCCGCGAACTGCTTGCTCGCACGACGCATGGCGGAACGTGGGGTGCGTTTCATTCAACTGTTCCATCGCGGTTGGGATCAACACATCTCGATTCGCAACCAATTGCCGCGGCAATGCAAGGATGTCGATCAAGCCTCCGCGGCGTTGGTCCAGGACCTCAAACGTTTGGGAATGCTCGACGACACCCTGGTGATTTGGGGCGGCGAGTTTGGCCGCACGGTCTACAGCCAGGGCCAACTCGAGAACCCCAGTTCAGGACGCGACCATCACGGTCGCTGCTTCACGACTTGGATGGCCGGCGGCGGCGTGAAAGCTGGTTTCGACTACGGCACGACGGATGAGTTTTCGTACAACATCGTCGAGAACCCGGTCCACATCCGCGATCTCAATGCGACCGTGTTGAACTTGTTGGGAATCGACCACGAACGGTTCACATTCAAATTCCGAGGCCTCAGCCAACGACTCACCGGCGTCGAAGAAGCCCACGTCATTCGAGATCTCATTGCCTGA
- a CDS encoding PSD1 and planctomycete cytochrome C domain-containing protein — MSSRERIDQLLAAHSANELTAEEANELREILMSDSKALDHYLDLCELDEALVSQTAAGTPALNKPFAASPITSQHSSMRPFLTWCAAASALVVGNMIWLQTWTASNHSPVAMVNETVTSSPEVDRTTTRTTNPVDAKHSANRRPPNPWKVINSSGSMNHPALTAVSIPELESATDRKLQFNRDIRPILSETCFHCHGPDEQGRRADLRLDTLEGATADLGGYQPIVPGNLDESEAWKRIISDDPDMLMPPPESHLALTQEQTTLLQRWIEEGAAYEGHWAFLPPTMPEVPTVDFTEEESTQSWARNEIDFFVAARLAESGLAPSPEAEARALIRRLSFDLTGLPPTPDEVNAFVRDYQRHGETAYQETITRLLSSPHHGERMALPWLDQARYADTNGYSIDGGRHMWLWRDWVIQAYNDNMPFDQFLTEQLAGDLLPDPTESQRIATGFNRNHMITHEGGTIPEENLTNYVADRVKTTSEVFLGLTMGCAQCHDHKYDPISQHEYYQFFAFFNELQDRGLDGDGGRNAAPSITAKTVLRTDELPSLEAELKQLREQLNQSTEGLESWLASQRQAEASRGDQFALVPMELLDVSSPNHRGAIEFDADGTVKLGQPSGGLNGMSHSLRLSTGDIADGSPIMGIRISFLPQPGPVKPASEQDKNANAQTNSDPLMVLTPFPDAVPKVATVLVSATEQPADQVDYHRQLAFQKITASSQAEGHATGSIRDESNERWWQPAEGHSEQHLTLTFDQPVDPKATPFLSVLVVFGQRNSTPFEWQIQPFTGNDTDSRWDASLAQVIQTSPSDWDEPTRHRVLETFREFSDPLQPLRIRISNLEERREALTGTFSTMVMDTAAKPRETFVLDRGQYDSPTDRVFPTTPKVLPELSLKKADRLDLARWLTNPKHPLTSRVAVNRIWSLFFGTGLVATSADFGSQGEYPSHPELLDYLATSFVENDWNQQQLMREIVSSATYRQQSSATPEQIELDPKNRLLARGPRFRLPAEFIRDQALAVSDLLVPRVGGPSLQPYQPPALWKEVSHFGSTPATKQVFVQDHGEKLYRRSLYTFVKRTSPHPAMAAFDAPSRELCTMDRGVTNTPIQALVTLNDPQFAEAARVLAARWLVESGTEEPGRSEPTITDAERMDQAFTMVVGRMPHEEEREAVLSLLETERERFAQSPEDALAAVSVGESPRSETLEPAEHAAWMQVATLLLNLSETLTRL, encoded by the coding sequence ATGAGTTCCCGGGAACGAATCGATCAACTGCTGGCCGCTCACTCAGCGAACGAACTGACGGCGGAAGAAGCCAACGAACTGCGAGAGATTTTGATGTCCGACAGCAAGGCCCTGGACCATTACCTCGATCTGTGTGAACTGGACGAGGCATTGGTTTCGCAGACAGCGGCCGGCACGCCCGCATTGAACAAGCCATTCGCAGCTTCGCCGATCACGTCTCAACACTCGAGCATGCGACCCTTTCTCACCTGGTGCGCCGCCGCGTCCGCGTTGGTCGTTGGCAACATGATTTGGTTGCAGACATGGACGGCATCCAATCATTCCCCCGTGGCGATGGTCAACGAAACCGTGACCTCATCACCCGAGGTGGATCGCACGACAACACGGACCACCAACCCTGTCGACGCGAAACACTCCGCCAATCGACGTCCCCCCAATCCGTGGAAGGTCATCAACTCGTCCGGTTCGATGAACCACCCCGCTCTGACCGCCGTCTCGATTCCCGAGCTGGAATCCGCGACCGATCGCAAACTGCAGTTCAATCGTGACATTCGCCCGATCCTCTCGGAAACCTGCTTTCACTGCCACGGTCCAGACGAACAAGGTCGCCGAGCTGACTTGCGACTCGACACGTTGGAAGGCGCCACGGCGGATCTGGGCGGTTACCAACCGATCGTGCCCGGCAACCTCGACGAAAGCGAGGCCTGGAAACGCATCATCAGCGACGATCCCGACATGCTGATGCCGCCACCCGAGTCTCACTTGGCTTTGACGCAGGAGCAAACAACGTTGCTCCAACGTTGGATCGAAGAAGGCGCCGCCTACGAGGGCCACTGGGCTTTCCTTCCGCCAACCATGCCTGAGGTTCCAACCGTTGATTTCACCGAGGAAGAATCCACGCAAAGCTGGGCTCGCAATGAAATTGATTTCTTTGTGGCGGCACGATTGGCCGAATCCGGTCTGGCACCCTCGCCAGAGGCCGAAGCAAGAGCGTTGATCCGTCGACTGAGCTTTGACTTGACCGGTTTGCCGCCCACCCCCGATGAGGTCAACGCATTCGTCCGCGACTATCAACGGCACGGCGAAACCGCTTACCAAGAAACGATCACGCGGTTGCTGAGTTCACCGCATCACGGCGAGCGAATGGCCCTGCCTTGGCTCGATCAAGCTCGCTACGCCGACACCAATGGCTATTCGATCGACGGCGGTCGCCACATGTGGTTGTGGCGAGACTGGGTGATTCAGGCTTACAACGACAACATGCCTTTCGATCAGTTTTTGACCGAACAGCTTGCGGGCGATTTGCTTCCCGATCCGACCGAGTCGCAACGGATCGCAACGGGATTCAACCGCAACCACATGATCACGCACGAAGGTGGCACGATCCCGGAGGAAAACCTCACGAACTATGTCGCCGATCGAGTGAAAACAACCAGTGAGGTGTTCCTCGGTTTGACGATGGGATGTGCTCAGTGCCATGACCACAAGTACGATCCGATCTCGCAGCACGAATACTATCAGTTCTTTGCGTTTTTCAACGAACTGCAAGACCGGGGGTTGGACGGTGACGGAGGCCGCAACGCGGCTCCCAGCATCACCGCGAAAACGGTGCTGCGGACCGATGAACTTCCATCGTTGGAAGCGGAATTGAAACAGCTTCGCGAGCAACTCAACCAGTCCACCGAAGGCTTGGAGTCGTGGTTGGCATCGCAACGTCAGGCAGAAGCATCACGAGGTGACCAGTTTGCGTTGGTGCCCATGGAACTGCTCGATGTGTCCTCTCCCAATCATCGCGGGGCCATTGAATTTGACGCCGATGGCACTGTCAAACTGGGGCAACCCAGTGGTGGCCTGAATGGCATGAGCCATTCACTGCGGTTGTCGACCGGAGACATCGCGGATGGATCGCCGATCATGGGAATTCGCATTTCGTTCCTTCCCCAGCCCGGCCCGGTGAAGCCAGCCTCCGAGCAAGACAAAAACGCTAACGCCCAAACCAACAGTGATCCGCTGATGGTGCTGACCCCCTTCCCAGATGCGGTTCCCAAAGTCGCGACGGTTCTGGTCTCCGCCACCGAACAACCGGCCGACCAAGTGGATTACCACCGGCAATTGGCGTTTCAAAAAATCACTGCCAGCAGTCAAGCCGAAGGGCATGCCACGGGATCGATTCGCGACGAGAGCAACGAACGATGGTGGCAACCCGCCGAAGGTCACTCCGAACAACATCTGACCCTGACATTCGATCAGCCGGTCGATCCCAAGGCGACTCCTTTTCTCAGCGTGTTGGTGGTGTTTGGTCAGCGAAACTCAACGCCGTTCGAGTGGCAGATTCAACCTTTCACAGGCAACGACACCGACAGTCGCTGGGACGCTTCGCTCGCCCAAGTCATTCAAACCTCGCCGAGCGATTGGGATGAACCTACCCGGCACCGTGTGCTGGAGACGTTTCGCGAATTCAGCGACCCACTCCAGCCACTGCGAATTCGAATCAGCAACCTGGAGGAGCGCCGCGAGGCACTGACCGGCACGTTCTCGACCATGGTGATGGACACCGCCGCGAAACCTCGCGAGACGTTTGTGCTGGACCGCGGCCAATATGACTCGCCCACGGACCGGGTTTTCCCTACCACGCCCAAGGTGTTGCCGGAACTCTCTCTCAAGAAGGCCGACCGGTTGGACTTGGCACGTTGGTTGACCAACCCCAAGCATCCTTTGACATCACGCGTGGCGGTCAATCGCATTTGGTCCCTGTTCTTTGGAACGGGATTGGTCGCCACTTCGGCGGACTTTGGATCGCAAGGCGAATACCCCAGTCACCCTGAACTGCTGGATTATCTCGCGACAAGTTTTGTCGAGAACGATTGGAATCAACAACAATTGATGCGTGAAATTGTCAGCAGCGCGACCTATCGCCAGCAGTCCTCCGCCACACCGGAACAGATCGAATTGGATCCCAAGAATCGTTTGCTCGCACGCGGGCCCCGGTTCCGTTTGCCGGCTGAATTCATTCGCGATCAAGCTCTCGCAGTCAGCGATTTGTTGGTGCCTCGGGTTGGCGGTCCAAGTTTGCAACCGTACCAACCACCGGCCCTTTGGAAAGAAGTCAGCCACTTTGGTAGCACACCCGCGACCAAACAAGTCTTCGTGCAAGACCACGGTGAGAAGCTGTATCGACGCAGCCTTTACACGTTTGTCAAACGAACCAGCCCGCATCCGGCGATGGCTGCATTCGATGCACCCAGCCGTGAACTGTGCACGATGGACCGCGGGGTAACGAACACTCCCATCCAAGCCTTGGTGACGCTGAACGACCCCCAGTTCGCCGAAGCCGCTCGTGTGTTGGCCGCTCGTTGGTTGGTCGAGTCGGGGACAGAGGAGCCGGGACGGAGTGAGCCTACGATCACGGACGCGGAACGAATGGATCAGGCTTTCACCATGGTCGTCGGTCGAATGCCCCACGAGGAAGAACGCGAAGCCGTGCTGTCACTGTTGGAAACCGAACGCGAACGCTTCGCTCAATCACCCGAGGATGCTTTGGCGGCTGTCTCAGTGGGCGAGTCACCTCGTTCGGAAACACTGGAACCCGCCGAGCATGCGGCATGGATGCAAGTCGCGACGTTGCTGCTGAACCTCAGCGAAACACTGACTCGACTTTGA
- a CDS encoding GTP-binding protein, whose protein sequence is MPQPIEFIMIGGFLGAGKTTLIARLAKRLQSEGKHVCIVTNDQAAGLVDTQLLKSQGLEVNEVAGSCFCCNFDGLTDAMEEFESRQRPDVILAEPVGSCTDLIATIAAPMMERLGEKFVHRPYAVVLKPNHGKKILSGAGGGFSEKAEYIFRKQLEESEIILLNRIDELSEEDVQALKEKLNEQYPGRKVIPLSAKTGENLDVLYDAFQGKAAPRETMMEVDYDVYADGEAELGWLNATVNFQSEDSFALDDLSVGLIEDLRQRLLTLGAEPGHLKVLCSSNRADDEPVSVANLIDSDSQTVLSIASGVNATNAKAIINARVRLAPEALTKEVQEVVQSVASRLNAQTETIQLDSFRPGRPEPTHRIR, encoded by the coding sequence ATGCCCCAGCCCATCGAATTCATCATGATCGGCGGTTTCCTGGGAGCTGGCAAAACCACGCTCATCGCAAGATTGGCAAAGCGTCTGCAATCTGAAGGCAAACATGTTTGCATCGTGACCAACGATCAAGCCGCCGGTTTGGTCGACACACAATTGCTGAAGAGCCAAGGGTTGGAAGTCAACGAAGTCGCAGGGTCTTGCTTCTGCTGCAACTTCGATGGTTTGACCGACGCGATGGAAGAGTTTGAAAGTCGACAACGCCCCGACGTCATTCTCGCCGAGCCAGTCGGAAGCTGCACTGACCTGATCGCGACCATCGCGGCACCGATGATGGAACGTCTCGGTGAAAAGTTCGTGCATCGTCCGTATGCCGTGGTTCTGAAACCCAATCACGGCAAGAAGATCTTGTCTGGCGCGGGAGGTGGATTTTCTGAGAAAGCCGAATACATCTTCCGCAAGCAACTCGAAGAGTCCGAAATCATCTTGCTCAATCGCATTGATGAATTGTCCGAGGAAGACGTGCAGGCGCTCAAAGAAAAACTGAACGAGCAGTACCCGGGGCGCAAAGTCATCCCACTGTCCGCCAAGACCGGCGAGAACCTGGATGTTCTGTACGACGCCTTCCAAGGCAAAGCGGCGCCTCGTGAAACGATGATGGAAGTGGATTACGACGTCTACGCTGACGGCGAAGCAGAGCTCGGTTGGCTCAACGCGACGGTCAACTTTCAGAGCGAAGACTCGTTTGCACTGGATGACCTCAGCGTGGGTCTGATTGAGGATTTGCGACAACGTCTTTTGACCTTGGGCGCGGAACCCGGCCACTTGAAAGTGCTCTGCAGCAGCAACCGAGCCGACGACGAACCAGTCAGTGTTGCCAACTTGATCGACAGTGACTCCCAAACCGTGTTGTCGATCGCCTCGGGAGTGAACGCAACCAATGCGAAAGCGATCATTAACGCGCGCGTGCGACTGGCACCCGAAGCGTTGACAAAAGAAGTGCAGGAAGTCGTTCAGTCGGTGGCCTCTCGATTGAACGCCCAAACGGAGACGATTCAACTGGACAGCTTCCGGCCTGGCCGCCCTGAACCGACTCACCGCATTCGCTGA
- a CDS encoding HD-GYP domain-containing protein, with product MSTASPNINLSKNTILVSVDDLQVGEICRSPIDDEIGRLLLGAGTRITTEVIDGLRERGIKDLTVNADEADTLSGRSKGAAVKPKPKIGRDTGHNPGQDPAKWIKGVPLKDALVDRHHEPINQTRRRTLQGHVQQARSKFEEIRLALSERKMQTVEALSDLSGAFASAMVDDHDQTVGEVVACNTEMSLTDRSVKLGVLAMAIGTELDLDGPSVLEIGMAGLLHDIGLYSMNPEFSVPGRGPFSQQETWEYRKHPVVSANSLREVSDIPHAVLLAIEQVHEQYDGSGYPFGLEGKRIHIYARILNVCDTYLRLVLGTAYRKALVPHDALGFILHQARYGLFDAQVIHALLRTKSLFPLGSRVELANGKWADVIRRPIEGYACPVLQLSDGELFDLVENPHEVVQPHCDPQRNQGRLSIEAMQKIRWNPADELFFEEA from the coding sequence ATGAGTACCGCATCCCCCAACATCAATTTGAGCAAGAACACAATTCTTGTTTCGGTGGACGATCTTCAGGTCGGCGAGATTTGTCGTTCGCCAATCGATGACGAGATCGGTCGCTTGCTGCTTGGTGCGGGTACACGAATCACAACCGAAGTGATCGATGGTCTGCGGGAACGCGGCATCAAAGATTTGACGGTCAATGCGGACGAAGCCGACACGTTGAGCGGTCGGTCCAAGGGTGCAGCGGTCAAACCGAAGCCGAAAATCGGCCGAGACACGGGGCACAATCCTGGACAAGATCCCGCCAAGTGGATCAAAGGTGTGCCCCTGAAAGATGCATTGGTCGATCGCCACCACGAACCCATCAATCAGACCCGTCGCCGGACGTTGCAAGGCCACGTCCAACAGGCACGCAGCAAATTTGAAGAAATTCGATTGGCTCTTTCCGAGCGAAAGATGCAAACGGTCGAAGCGTTGTCCGATCTCTCCGGCGCGTTCGCGTCTGCCATGGTGGACGACCATGATCAAACCGTCGGCGAGGTGGTTGCCTGCAACACAGAAATGTCATTGACCGATCGCAGCGTGAAGCTGGGTGTCTTGGCCATGGCCATTGGAACCGAACTCGACCTGGATGGTCCCTCGGTTTTAGAAATCGGCATGGCCGGTCTGTTGCATGACATTGGTTTGTACTCGATGAACCCCGAGTTCAGCGTTCCGGGAAGGGGTCCCTTTTCGCAACAAGAAACATGGGAATACCGCAAACACCCGGTGGTCTCCGCCAACAGTCTTCGCGAAGTATCCGACATTCCCCACGCGGTATTGCTGGCGATCGAACAGGTCCACGAACAATACGACGGCTCGGGTTACCCGTTTGGTTTAGAAGGCAAACGAATTCACATCTACGCGCGAATTCTCAACGTCTGCGACACTTACCTTCGGTTGGTCCTCGGAACCGCGTACCGCAAAGCTCTGGTCCCGCACGATGCGTTGGGATTCATTTTGCATCAGGCTCGGTACGGTCTGTTCGACGCCCAGGTCATTCATGCCCTGTTGCGGACCAAATCGTTGTTCCCCTTGGGTAGTCGTGTCGAATTGGCCAACGGAAAGTGGGCGGACGTGATTCGTCGACCCATCGAAGGCTACGCCTGTCCTGTCTTACAACTTTCCGATGGTGAACTGTTTGACCTCGTGGAAAATCCACACGAGGTGGTTCAGCCCCACTGCGACCCGCAACGCAATCAAGGTCGGTTGTCGATCGAAGCGATGCAAAAGATTCGCTGGAACCCGGCTGACGAATTGTTCTTTGAAGAAGCGTGA
- a CDS encoding O-antigen ligase family protein has product MSLLAGTSSLEASLDQDFDEHVEQPTPSPDSQRGVLEGLFALVCPLLLILAVALNPLDQSDSTPAGSAGAGLTMEVAMKLLLSGAVGLVAVLGWMLCPPVRQRLAKFPGWILVALGGIFLVTSAAAFGPAATVSRAAAMISCLYIVFIAVTLQFLSLRQSLQCVLVGLVLHLIVAWCLYLGGGETAVYQEELGQSLIIERMGSTAHPNSLGRIGALAILVCLGLWRTRNRPLTPVMIAMTGFVFAISVATMFESMSRTAAVSCAAAVLAVMIDRLANRRGLALGLCGVMGICLAMLAIGLLSEGSDVGSRVVAVGTKTGDVDELTSATGRTEIWTEAIRYIAQRPLTGWGLNSAPLLLEDFSHHTHNLLLHAIFSAGIFSGICVAVLVGWTVYHAFMVVDPLFRGIAAYICVSGLFEDTAFETFPFASTLLWLLVLLAASVEVPQSEQLEQATPEHLAGDLRQ; this is encoded by the coding sequence ATGTCCCTTCTGGCAGGAACGTCGTCCTTGGAAGCATCCCTCGACCAAGACTTCGACGAACACGTGGAACAGCCAACGCCATCACCGGATTCACAACGCGGTGTTTTGGAAGGACTGTTTGCGCTGGTGTGTCCGCTGCTGTTGATCCTTGCCGTGGCACTCAATCCGCTGGATCAATCCGACTCGACTCCAGCTGGATCGGCGGGCGCTGGTTTGACGATGGAGGTGGCGATGAAGCTGCTCCTGTCCGGGGCGGTTGGTTTGGTCGCTGTGTTGGGTTGGATGTTGTGCCCGCCGGTGCGTCAGCGTCTCGCGAAATTTCCAGGTTGGATTCTGGTGGCTCTGGGCGGCATCTTTTTGGTGACCAGTGCCGCAGCCTTTGGCCCCGCTGCCACGGTGTCACGCGCTGCCGCGATGATCAGCTGTCTTTACATCGTGTTCATCGCTGTGACGTTGCAGTTTTTATCTCTGCGTCAGTCGCTTCAATGCGTGCTGGTTGGATTGGTGCTGCATCTGATCGTCGCGTGGTGTCTGTACCTTGGTGGCGGTGAGACGGCGGTCTACCAAGAAGAACTCGGCCAGTCTCTGATCATCGAACGCATGGGCAGCACGGCGCATCCCAACTCACTCGGTCGCATCGGCGCGTTGGCGATCTTGGTTTGTCTGGGACTTTGGCGAACGAGAAACCGTCCGCTCACACCCGTCATGATCGCGATGACGGGATTCGTTTTCGCGATCTCCGTCGCGACGATGTTTGAATCGATGAGTCGCACGGCGGCCGTTTCGTGTGCGGCAGCTGTCTTGGCCGTGATGATCGATCGGCTGGCCAACCGTCGTGGGTTGGCACTCGGTCTATGCGGCGTGATGGGGATCTGTTTGGCGATGCTGGCAATTGGTTTGTTGTCGGAAGGTTCCGACGTGGGCAGCCGAGTGGTCGCCGTTGGCACCAAGACCGGCGACGTCGACGAACTCACGTCGGCAACGGGACGAACCGAGATTTGGACGGAAGCAATTCGCTACATTGCACAACGACCACTGACCGGATGGGGACTGAATAGCGCGCCGTTGTTGCTGGAGGACTTTTCGCATCACACGCACAACTTGTTGCTGCACGCGATTTTTTCGGCCGGCATTTTTTCGGGCATCTGTGTCGCGGTGCTGGTCGGGTGGACGGTGTACCACGCGTTCATGGTGGTCGATCCCTTGTTTCGCGGGATCGCAGCTTACATTTGTGTTTCAGGGTTGTTCGAAGACACCGCGTTTGAAACCTTCCCCTTTGCGTCGACGTTGTTGTGGTTGTTGGTGCTGCTTGCGGCGTCTGTTGAGGTGCCCCAATCAGAACAGCTCGAACAGGCAACTCCGGAGCATTTGGCTGGCGATCTCAGGCAATGA